Part of the Bacillus sp. SM2101 genome, GCCGTTTGCCTAATATTCGTTAATTGTTCTAAACGAATAACAGAAATTTGATTATCAATCGCAAAATTAACAATTGCGCGACTTATTTTGTGGTCTTGGTCTTTCATATATCGTTGTTCCTTATCATCGAGTTTGCGAATAGCTTGTAGTTTTTTAGCCTTACCCAAGCGTTGTCTGTTCTTTCTAAAATACCGTTTAACATACTTATTTTTTCTACCATTACCAAAGAATTTAGTTTTGTTGTTATCTGTTACAGCTACGGCAGGGACTTTCAACCCTAAATCAACGCCCATCACTTTTGTTCCATTCCTATATTCAGTAGGAATAGTGACAGAAATTTGGGCAATCCATTTGTTTGATTTTTTAGTGATACGTAGTGTGCCTAACTTATGTTTTAACAAGTCAAAGTTACGATTCTTTTTATCTACTAATAAAGCACGAACAGGGACTTTTTTAGATTTACCGTTCAACATTAATGGTAGATAAATATTTTCAAAATCGAATGAATAGTTTTGGTTATTCCATACACAAACAGGCTGTTTAAGAACAGGAATTATTTTATATTTACTTTTCTTTATCTTTGTAGAAAATACACTTTTCGCATCCTTAATAGCTTGGTTTTTTACAGCACTCGGTAGGATGGCATTTACGTGCTTACTTGTTTTCTTTGTACTTTTCTTTTCTTCTACCATTTCTGAAATG contains:
- a CDS encoding RNA-guided endonuclease TnpB family protein; protein product: MKQTITVKIKLLPTKEQADVLTKMSYEYISAINTLISEMVEEKKSTKKTSKHVNAILPSAVKNQAIKDAKSVFSTKIKKSKYKIIPVLKQPVCVWNNQNYSFDFENIYLPLMLNGKSKKVPVRALLVDKKNRNFDLLKHKLGTLRITKKSNKWIAQISVTIPTEYRNGTKVMGVDLGLKVPAVAVTDNNKTKFFGNGRKNKYVKRYFRKNRQRLGKAKKLQAIRKLDDKEQRYMKDQDHKISRAIVNFAIDNQISVIRLEQLTNIRQTARTSRKNEKNLHTWSFYRLAQFIEYKANLVGIKVEYVNPAYTSQACPNCSKQNKAKDRNYKCSCGFETHRDRVGAMNIRYAPVIDGNSQSA